The DNA window ctcatgtccttgaaaatgtgcttggttttgaaaaataaagtagaGCACACTTTCCGGGCAATAGGTACgacgtgatgaccacaaacatcgccgagtcgctcaactcgattttgatggatgaacgggagtaccccgtgtcgtacatattcaattcaattactaaaaaaattggtgaaaagtttagggagcggTATGCATTTGTCGGTGGTAAAAAGAACATATTTGTGCCTTCTGcggaaaggatcctaagggataataagagtgtGACCGATTCCTTGTATGTGGGTAATCCAAACGGGGTTCTCGACGAGTATACGGTGTTCGGCAACGGCattactgccaaggtcaatctcttggagaggaaCTGTTCTTGTCGtaaatttgacttggtgaaaatgtcGTGCAAACACGCGATGACAGCTTTGCGAGCAAAGTACGGCGATGGCGAAgattatggtaactccatctatGACTACTCTTCAccaatttataaagctgaaagttacctcctcgcatactcAGAAGCAATTAACGTGGTCCCTCCAGAGGCTGAATGGACTGTGCCACAGGAATTGGTAGAcaccaaaatttctccacccccGTACGATCCCAAACTCGGAAGGAAGAAAGTCAAACGCACTAAGGGCGTCGGTGAGACTTTCAAGTCCAAAAagaggaataggtgttcaatatgcaagaaatccgGACACAAAAGAACCATGTATAGAATGGGCCTCAAATCATAAATAGGCTTTTTtttagcttcagttgtaaagctactgtttTGGGAGATGAATGTGCATTTCTGTAGATTTTAACGTTCAATTATTATCGACCTAAAGCTTTATCTACGATAGACTATCTATAGTATACggtctataaaatattatgtattgattatattatagttgatctaacacgttatgttggtcattttcccggcttatctctccaatcgatgcaatgaatcattatttcccTTGTTTCCCGTTCCCATTTATTAAAAAGATGCACAAAATGTCTCTTCACAAGGAAAAATAGCTGGTATACGCATATGAAACGTTTTCTCTTGTCAAACACGTCGACCTACCATTGGGTGGATATATGAATGGACGCAATCTATAGGTTTATAAGTACAGGCCCTCTTTTTACACAACCCTTCAGTTTTCCCTAAatcgaaaatatcaaaaatcgtctcttcttcttcttcttcttcacccaaatCAAAAAAATGCCTCCAAGAAGGATATCCCTGCGCCCCATCAGACGTGTTCCTCCGAGGTACTACGACCTCCTCCTCCTAAGGAATGATTTGGACCGACTTTTCTATGGGCTGGGTCAAGACCGCATCTACCTGGAACGGGAGCTCCGTTGAATTGCTCGTTTCTTGAGGGCAATTCTGAAAAGGCTCGGAATGGAAGGCCCTGATTACAtcacccccccccccacacacacacaccatcCCCATAacttagtttaaatattttattttagtatatgtttttaagtttttttgatttgttcattgctgaagaagctttctttgtaggatcttgttagaagaaagcttcttccattttccccctttttatgtaaattttattatgtaatgcaatgaacaattttaatacaactatgtttcagtttcttttaacATTGTGTGTTTGCCATCTTTGTTCTGATCCCTTGTTTGAAAACTCGAAACAAATATGTCTGCCTTTTCAAGTTACAGTATTGTGGCTTGACTAATTTCCTGAAGAGTAAAATCTAATATTTAGATTTTATACAAAGTATTTCGTCGACTGTACATATTAGCCGATCGCAGACTACATGAATCGATGGATCATCgggtaaattaaaacaaatactaatagattttcaaaaataatttaattttaaaatatttaaaaagattatcacatgttatgtggctggtggaagaaaataattaaattaaaaatgatttaaatagataatcacacattttgggaattatgaaatacaattattaaatttaaaaaaaaaaataatagtaacatgtattttgggctggtggaagaaaataattaaatataatatgatttaaatggataatcacatgttttgtggctggtggaagaaaataatttaattaaaatgaatttaaatagatgatgttggactggtggtgacacttaatagaccgtcgtataTCATGCAATATGTCCTCCATCGATCAGTTTGGTATATCGTAGACTTTCACGTTTATTATCACATCGACTGATATCATTATAATGCTTAGACcatggtgatctatgtacacagtTATAGActatcacttggatgtagttaaaaaataattaaataaattataaataaatgtggtgtagatttctacacatgttaaggaatgtaaacaagtcacataatcatattaaagcttagacaaattagggagggtgaattaagaagtgtgtgg is part of the Capsicum annuum cultivar UCD-10X-F1 unplaced genomic scaffold, UCD10Xv1.1 ctg79002, whole genome shotgun sequence genome and encodes:
- the LOC124894993 gene encoding uncharacterized protein LOC124894993, producing the protein ERYAFVGGKKNIFVPSAERILRDNKSVTDSLYVGNPNGVLDEYTVFGNGITAKVNLLERNCSCRKFDLVKMSCKHAMTALRAKYGDGEDYGNSIYDYSSPIYKAESYLLAYSEAINVVPPEAEWTVPQELVDTKISPPPYDPKLGRKKVKRTKGVGETFKSKKRNRCSICKKSGHKRTMYRMGLKS